A single Corynebacterium resistens DSM 45100 DNA region contains:
- a CDS encoding FtsX-like permease family protein produces MFQGIRELRSAKGRTALITITVGMITIMVTFLSSLAAGLSFESVSALQARFNSDAAQSNQALLLQDSGTSSLASSRLTSEHLEQAEAAGGEALYMTRDKIGSTTVALLSDKTVRPGTVEVPAGMRADAEAAMPNKTIVTVDDEVFLDHQPVLSVNPQDIKNNPAASTAALVSEDFKAPSGTVLLKGKDRWNASASYQGEQTSLNMMVVLLYVISALVLGAFFTVWTMQRLRGVAISSALGASRRVLIGDSLGQALVILAGGIIAGVLITFGAGSALASAMPITLSAATLAQPALILAVAGLLGAALSIRPVLKVSPRTALLAG; encoded by the coding sequence ATGTTTCAAGGAATCAGAGAACTCAGGTCGGCCAAAGGCCGCACAGCACTCATTACTATCACCGTCGGCATGATCACCATCATGGTGACTTTTCTCTCTTCGCTGGCTGCCGGTTTGTCGTTCGAATCCGTTTCGGCGCTGCAGGCTCGCTTCAATTCCGACGCCGCGCAGTCCAACCAAGCGCTTTTGCTGCAAGATAGCGGTACCAGTTCGCTGGCTTCTTCCCGCTTGACTTCTGAACACCTTGAACAAGCGGAAGCTGCTGGTGGCGAAGCGCTATACATGACCCGCGACAAGATTGGCAGCACAACCGTTGCGCTGTTGAGTGATAAGACGGTGCGACCGGGGACCGTGGAAGTTCCTGCAGGGATGCGCGCCGATGCCGAGGCAGCGATGCCGAATAAAACCATTGTCACTGTGGACGACGAGGTGTTCCTCGATCACCAACCGGTGTTAAGCGTGAATCCGCAGGATATTAAGAACAATCCAGCTGCGTCCACTGCAGCACTTGTGAGTGAAGACTTCAAAGCTCCCAGCGGGACTGTGTTGCTCAAAGGTAAGGATCGTTGGAATGCTTCAGCTTCCTACCAAGGCGAGCAAACTTCACTGAACATGATGGTTGTCTTGCTCTACGTGATCTCAGCACTCGTGCTGGGCGCATTCTTCACCGTGTGGACTATGCAAAGGTTGCGCGGGGTCGCTATTTCCTCTGCACTAGGGGCATCACGTCGGGTTCTGATTGGTGATTCACTGGGGCAAGCCCTGGTGATTCTCGCCGGTGGAATCATCGCGGGTGTGCTCATCACCTTCGGGGCGGGCAGCGCGTTGGCGTCTGCCATGCCAATCACCCTGAGCGCTGCAACGCTCGCCCAACCTGCACTGATCTTGGCGGTGGCTGGTCTGTTGGGAGCCGCGCTCTCCATCCGGCCGGTGCTGAAAGTCTCACCGCGCACCGCACTGCTCGCCGGCTAA
- the ispG gene encoding flavodoxin-dependent (E)-4-hydroxy-3-methylbut-2-enyl-diphosphate synthase gives MTGISLGIPDGPPPTLAPRRKTRQLMVGNVGVGSDYPISVQSMTTTKTHDVNATLQQIAQLTASGCDIVRVACPKTVDAEALPAIAKKSPIPVIADIHFQPKYIFAAIDAGCAAVRVNPGNIKEFDGRVKEVAKAAGDAGIPIRIGVNAGSLDKRIMEKYGKATPEALVESALWEAGLFEDCGFGDIAISVKHNDPVVMVEAYRQLAEKSDYPLHLGVTEAGPAFQGTIKSSVAFGALLSQGIGDTIRVSLSADPVEEIKVGDQILQSMNLRPRKLEIVSCPSCGRAQVDVYKLAEEVTAGLEGMEFPLRVAVMGCVVNGPGEARDADLGVASGNGKGQIFVKGEVIKTVPEDQIVETLIEEAMRIADEEGMEAIEGQKADVRVTK, from the coding sequence ATGACTGGTATTTCCTTGGGGATTCCCGACGGCCCTCCACCAACCTTGGCGCCACGGCGCAAGACTCGCCAGCTAATGGTCGGAAACGTTGGTGTGGGTAGTGACTACCCGATTTCGGTGCAGTCCATGACGACCACGAAGACCCATGATGTCAATGCCACTCTGCAGCAAATCGCTCAGCTGACGGCCTCCGGCTGCGACATTGTTCGCGTGGCGTGCCCAAAGACCGTGGATGCGGAAGCCCTGCCGGCCATCGCGAAGAAGTCTCCGATCCCCGTTATCGCCGACATTCACTTCCAGCCGAAGTACATCTTCGCCGCCATTGATGCGGGTTGCGCCGCAGTGCGTGTTAACCCTGGCAATATCAAAGAATTTGATGGGCGTGTGAAGGAAGTGGCTAAGGCTGCTGGCGATGCTGGTATTCCTATCCGCATCGGCGTCAATGCTGGTTCCTTGGATAAGCGCATCATGGAGAAGTACGGCAAGGCTACGCCTGAGGCGCTAGTGGAATCTGCACTATGGGAAGCTGGACTTTTCGAAGACTGTGGCTTCGGAGATATCGCTATCTCGGTCAAGCACAATGACCCGGTGGTTATGGTTGAGGCTTATCGGCAGTTGGCCGAGAAGTCCGATTACCCGCTGCACCTTGGTGTAACGGAGGCTGGGCCAGCGTTCCAAGGCACGATTAAGTCTTCGGTGGCTTTTGGTGCGCTGCTGAGCCAGGGGATCGGCGATACCATTCGTGTTTCCCTGTCTGCGGACCCGGTTGAGGAGATTAAGGTCGGCGATCAGATCCTGCAGTCGATGAACCTGCGCCCCCGCAAGCTGGAAATTGTTTCCTGCCCGTCCTGTGGCCGCGCCCAGGTGGATGTGTACAAGTTGGCGGAGGAAGTTACCGCCGGACTTGAAGGCATGGAGTTCCCGTTGCGCGTGGCTGTGATGGGCTGTGTAGTGAATGGGCCAGGCGAAGCCCGCGATGCGGACCTCGGCGTGGCTTCGGGCAACGGAAAGGGCCAAATCTTCGTCAAGGGTGAGGTCATTAAAACGGTTCCTGAGGATCAGATCGTGGAGACATTGATCGAAGAGGCAATGCGCATCGCCGACGAAGAAGGCATGGAGGCCATTGAAGGTCAGAAAGCGGACGTTCGCGTCACGAAGTAG
- a CDS encoding ABC transporter ATP-binding protein yields the protein MNTTNNTSTLIAEGLTLDVQDGKHKRRILNDVSFTVNGGEVVGVTGPSGSGKSTLLAVAGCLQEPTAGSAALRTGDTTIDLASARGQRAAQIRRDHLGIVFQQPSLLPSLTVEEQLLLMLNLSKVFRFGAKATKRAEKEMARQLLEAVGLGDKLKATTSELSGGQQARVNLARAFMNDPVLLLVDEPTAALDTKAATQVTELIKDLAHDRSVPALYVSHDQDQLETLDRTMTMVDGALREPALATS from the coding sequence ATGAATACTACGAACAACACGTCCACACTCATTGCGGAGGGATTGACCCTCGATGTTCAAGACGGCAAGCATAAGCGCCGCATCTTGAACGATGTCAGCTTCACCGTGAATGGTGGCGAAGTAGTTGGTGTCACCGGGCCATCTGGTTCAGGAAAATCCACACTGCTTGCGGTTGCTGGCTGCTTGCAGGAACCCACCGCTGGAAGTGCCGCGCTGCGTACTGGGGATACCACCATTGATTTAGCAAGTGCCCGTGGACAGCGCGCTGCGCAGATCCGGCGGGATCACTTAGGTATCGTTTTCCAGCAGCCGAGTCTTCTGCCCTCGCTGACCGTTGAAGAACAACTTCTCCTCATGCTGAATCTCAGCAAGGTTTTCCGTTTCGGGGCTAAAGCTACGAAGCGTGCAGAAAAAGAAATGGCCCGCCAGCTCCTGGAAGCTGTGGGCCTAGGTGACAAGCTAAAGGCTACGACGAGTGAGCTTTCGGGCGGTCAGCAAGCTCGCGTCAACTTAGCTCGCGCCTTCATGAATGATCCAGTCCTGTTGCTGGTAGATGAGCCAACTGCGGCTCTCGATACCAAGGCTGCTACACAGGTGACCGAGTTGATTAAGGATCTTGCGCACGACCGCAGCGTGCCAGCACTGTATGTCTCCCACGACCAAGACCAGTTGGAGACCTTAGATCGCACGATGACCATGGTAGATGGCGCGCTGCGGGAACCCGCACTAGCTACTTCGTGA
- a CDS encoding M50 family metallopeptidase produces the protein MAFAVGIILFGLGIAISIALHEAGHMYAARWTGMRVRRYFIGFGPTLWSTTKHSAKHGPTEYGLKAVPLGGFCDIAGMTKLDEMTEEERPYAMYDRPARSRIFVMLGGIIMNIILALGLIYAVALAWGLPDRSVQFTPTVESTACAAPHQNPDGTLAKCSGTGPAAESGIRSGDTFVRIDGDEVPDFPTFSKKVSALGKQAHEDQGKQAGEAITVPAEVRRGEQNVPVNLKIQLVERRNTAGNTMVVGAVGVKAKVPEYRVKHYNPATAVGGTLSFTGMAVQETAKGLVELPQRFPGVVASIFGGDRADDSPMSVVGASRLGGELVKYDQWASFFMALASLNLFLAAFNLVPLPPLDGGHIAVVLWEKVRDFFRRRKGLAPAGPADYTRLMPVTYAATFVLLLFGLTVIVADVVNPIRLF, from the coding sequence ATGGCTTTCGCGGTAGGCATCATCCTCTTTGGCCTCGGAATCGCGATCTCCATTGCTCTCCACGAGGCCGGCCACATGTACGCCGCGCGGTGGACGGGCATGCGCGTTCGCCGTTACTTCATTGGCTTCGGCCCCACCTTGTGGTCCACGACCAAACACAGCGCAAAGCACGGCCCCACTGAATATGGGCTGAAGGCCGTGCCGCTCGGTGGGTTCTGCGATATCGCCGGCATGACCAAACTGGACGAAATGACGGAGGAGGAGCGGCCCTACGCGATGTATGACCGCCCCGCTCGCTCGCGGATTTTCGTGATGCTCGGCGGCATCATCATGAACATTATCTTGGCGCTTGGGCTGATCTATGCCGTGGCGCTGGCTTGGGGTTTGCCCGATCGGAGTGTGCAATTTACCCCTACTGTGGAATCCACCGCCTGCGCCGCCCCCCATCAGAACCCCGATGGCACGCTAGCGAAATGCTCCGGCACCGGCCCCGCTGCGGAATCCGGCATTCGATCCGGGGATACCTTCGTGCGCATCGACGGAGATGAAGTACCAGACTTCCCGACGTTCTCGAAGAAGGTCTCTGCCTTAGGAAAGCAAGCCCACGAAGATCAAGGGAAGCAGGCAGGGGAGGCGATCACTGTCCCCGCGGAAGTTCGCCGCGGTGAGCAAAACGTTCCCGTGAACCTGAAAATCCAACTTGTGGAGCGCCGAAACACTGCCGGCAACACGATGGTGGTGGGCGCCGTGGGCGTCAAAGCAAAGGTCCCGGAGTATCGCGTTAAGCATTACAACCCCGCGACCGCAGTAGGCGGCACCCTCAGCTTCACTGGCATGGCAGTCCAAGAAACCGCCAAGGGGCTCGTAGAACTGCCACAGCGATTCCCCGGTGTGGTGGCCAGCATTTTCGGCGGGGACCGGGCCGATGACTCGCCAATGAGTGTGGTTGGGGCCTCACGGCTTGGCGGCGAACTGGTGAAGTATGACCAGTGGGCAAGTTTCTTCATGGCGCTGGCTAGCCTGAACCTATTCCTCGCTGCGTTTAACCTGGTTCCGTTGCCGCCCCTTGATGGTGGTCACATTGCTGTGGTGTTGTGGGAAAAAGTGCGGGACTTTTTCCGACGCCGAAAGGGGCTGGCCCCCGCCGGTCCCGCGGATTACACGCGCCTAATGCCCGTGACCTACGCAGCCACATTTGTGCTGTTGTTGTTCGGCCTGACGGTTATTGTGGCGGACGTAGTTAACCCAATCCGCCTGTTTTAG
- the dxr gene encoding 1-deoxy-D-xylulose-5-phosphate reductoisomerase: MFVVKTRVVVLGSTGSIGTQALEIIAENPERFELIGISAHGSKPELLLEQAKKFNLSTERVAVASDVAADFIEAELGGHTIRGTDSARELVEAVANELTENDVILNALVGSLGLDATLTSLQTPAKMALANKESLVAGGQLVLRSANPGQLIPVDSEHSAIAQCLRAGKSAEVNTLVLTASGGPFRGWTREQLEPVTPLQAAAHPTWSMGQMNTLNSATMVNKGLELIEASLLFDIPADRIEVTVHPQSIVHSMVTFVDGSTIAQASPPSMRLPISLAMGWPDRIAGAQRKLDFTRASTWEFEPLDEEVFPAVELARQAVTIGGAMPAVYNAANEEAAVEFLAGALSFPRIVDTVAAVMEDCDHLKTEPADLEEVLAAEREARNKAHERMAKWLSR, translated from the coding sequence ATGTTTGTTGTGAAGACTCGCGTTGTAGTACTCGGAAGCACTGGATCCATCGGCACGCAAGCCTTGGAGATCATTGCGGAAAACCCTGAGCGGTTTGAATTAATCGGAATTTCTGCTCACGGCAGCAAACCAGAATTACTACTGGAGCAGGCCAAGAAGTTTAACCTGTCCACAGAAAGAGTCGCGGTGGCAAGCGATGTGGCTGCGGATTTCATTGAGGCGGAACTCGGTGGACATACCATTCGGGGCACGGACTCAGCCCGTGAGCTCGTCGAAGCGGTAGCCAATGAGCTAACCGAGAATGACGTCATCCTCAATGCACTGGTGGGATCTTTGGGGTTAGATGCCACACTGACTAGTCTGCAAACACCCGCCAAGATGGCCCTTGCCAACAAAGAATCGCTCGTGGCTGGTGGGCAATTGGTGCTGCGCAGCGCTAACCCTGGGCAGCTCATTCCAGTAGATTCGGAGCACTCAGCAATCGCCCAATGTCTACGGGCAGGGAAGTCTGCAGAAGTGAACACCCTAGTGCTCACCGCGTCAGGTGGCCCTTTCCGCGGTTGGACTCGTGAGCAGCTGGAGCCGGTCACGCCCCTTCAAGCTGCAGCGCACCCCACGTGGTCAATGGGGCAGATGAACACCCTTAACTCGGCAACAATGGTGAATAAGGGCTTGGAGCTCATCGAAGCTAGCCTGCTTTTCGATATCCCCGCGGATCGTATTGAAGTGACCGTTCACCCACAGTCAATCGTGCACTCCATGGTGACGTTTGTTGACGGTTCCACAATCGCCCAGGCTTCACCGCCGTCGATGCGGTTGCCTATTTCTTTGGCGATGGGGTGGCCAGACCGCATCGCTGGAGCCCAGCGAAAGTTGGACTTCACTCGAGCCAGCACCTGGGAGTTTGAGCCACTCGATGAGGAGGTTTTCCCTGCGGTGGAACTCGCCCGCCAAGCGGTGACCATTGGGGGTGCAATGCCCGCTGTCTACAACGCAGCAAACGAAGAAGCTGCTGTTGAGTTCTTGGCCGGAGCATTGTCTTTCCCCCGCATCGTCGACACGGTGGCAGCGGTCATGGAAGACTGCGATCACCTGAAAACGGAACCTGCTGATCTAGAGGAAGTGCTCGCTGCCGAGCGCGAGGCTCGCAACAAGGCCCATGAGAGGATGGCGAAATGGCTTTCGCGGTAG